In the Topomyia yanbarensis strain Yona2022 chromosome 3, ASM3024719v1, whole genome shotgun sequence genome, one interval contains:
- the LOC131688244 gene encoding uncharacterized protein K02A2.6-like: MPNDLRPNDCAKWGTISCRMPHAGRPETHLIHMTQWEVYSDEMTMLHDYEQPSPERKQPLEKNNSANLTNLRKLIVDTVPWKWTAIEEEEFNRVKSLAADSGTLRYYNVNQPLTIECDASCFGLGVVVFQSDGIIGYASRTLTQTEKNYAQIEKELLAILFACVRFDQLIVGNPKTVVKTDHKPLVNLFKKPLLSAPRRLQHMLLNLQGYCMCIEYVTGKDNVVADALSRAPLDEQIPGDLFKKLNICKVSKEIGELQLSRFLCVSDSRLNEIKMETEKDQSMQLIIGYTQQGWPSTADRVPDTVKIYYNYRNELSTQDRLVFRGDRIVVPHLLRRKLVDSCHVSHNGIESTLKLARANLFWPGMTSQIKDVVKESKTCSKYAASQPNPPMMSHCIPVYPFQLVSMDVFQAEYHSVTRKFLVTVDHYSDYFEIDILKDLTPESVIDICKINFARHGKPQRVITDNATNFCNAKMVRFASDWDFELVTSAPHHQQANGKSEASVKIAKRLIKKSEETGTDFCYALLHWRNIPNKIGSSPAARLFSRSTRCGVPTSAANLFPRVIEGVPADIEKNRKSFKKNYDKNTRQLPELQTGSPVYVQLHPDTSKLWSAGTIADRLSERSYRVNVDGSQFGAFEAT; this comes from the coding sequence CGCAAACTTGACGAATCTCCGAAAACTGATTGTGGACACGGTACCGTGGAAATGGACAGCAATTGAAGAGGAGGAATTTAACCGAGTAAAGTCGCTAGCGGCTGACAGTGGCACCCTAAGGTATTACAACGTCAATCAGCCCTTGACCATCGAGTGCGATGCAAGCTGCTTCGGTCTGGGGGTAGTCGTATTTCAATCGGATGGAATAATCGGGTATGCTTCGAGAACGCTGACACAGACTGAAAAAAATTACGCGCAAATTGAAAAGGAACTACTAGCGATACTTTTCGCTTGCGTTCGATTCGAtcaactaattgttggaaaTCCAAAGACCGTTGTTAAGACAGACCACAAACCACTCGTTAATCTGTTTAAAAAACCGCTTCTTTCAGCTCCACGCCGACTTCAGCATATGTTGCTCAATTTGCAAGGGTATTGTATGTGCATCGAGTACGTAACGGGAAAAGACAATGTTGTAGCCGACGCGCTATCTCGAGCCCCACTTGATGAGCAGATTCCTGGTGACCTTTTTAAGAAGCTTAATATATGCAAAGTTTCGAAGGAAATTGGAGAGCTTCAGTTGAGCAGATTCCTATGTGTTTCGGATAGTCGATTGAACGAGATAAAAATGGAGACGGAAAAAGATCAGTCGATGCAGCTGATCATCGGCTACACGCAGCAAGGCTGGCCATCGACAGCTGACCGAGTGCCAGATACAGTTAAAATTTACTACAACTACCGCAACGAACTCTCAACACAAGATAGGTTAGTCTTCCGAGGTGATCGTATTGTAGTGCCGCACCTTCTTCGACGAAAGCTGGTAGACAGTTGCCATGTAAGCCACAATGGAATAGAGTCGACTCTGAAGTTAGCTAGGGCCAATCTCTTTTGGCCAGGAATGACTTCTCAAATCAAGGATGTTGTAAAAGAGAGTAAAACATGCTCCAAGTATGCAGCCTCGCAGCCAAATCCACCCATGATGAGCCACTGCATTCCCGTCTATCCTTTCCAACTTGTTTCGATGGATGTCTTCCAGGCTGAGTATCACAGCGTAACACGAAAGTTTTTGGTGACGGTTGACCACTACTCGGATTACTTTGAGATTGATATTTTAAAAGATTTGACTCCCGAATCCGTCATCGACATatgtaaaataaattttgctcgtcatggaaagCCACAGAGGGTGATCACCGACAACGCTACTAATTTTTGCAATGCAAAAATGGTTCGATTCGCGAGCGACTGGGATTTTGAGTTGGTCACGTCAGCGCCTCACCATCAACAGGCGAACGGGAAATCGGAGGCAtctgtaaaaattgcaaaaagatTAATTAAGAAATCGGAGGAAACAGGTACTGATTTTTGTTACGCTTTACTACATTGGCGAAACATTCCCAATAAGATCGGTTCCAGTCCTGCAGCTCGACTTTTCTCACGTTCGACGCGATGTGGTGTGCCAACATCTGCAGCCAATCTCTTCCCAAGAGTGATTGAAGGAGTGCCTGCGGATATTGAGAAGAATCGCAAATCTTTCAAAAAGAATTACGATAAAAACACTCGCCAACTACCAGAGCTTCAAACCGGCTCACCTGTGTACGTACAGTTGCATCCAGATACTTCTAAACTGTGGAGTGCTGGAACGATTGCAGACCGCCTTAGTGAACGCTCCTACCGCGTAAACGTTGATGGGTCGCAGTTTGGTGCATTTGAAGCCACGTAA